The DNA region CGAGGACGACGAGCGCCCACCCGGAACCGACCGCCGACACCAGGACCCCGCCCACGAGTGAGCCGACGGCGTAGCCCGCGCTGGTGACGGCCGAGAAGACGCCGACGCCGGTGGCCCGGGTGCGGTCGTCGAGCGTCCGGGTGCTCAGGATCGTGAGCGTCGGGAACAGCGGCGAGTACCCGGCACCGACCAGGACGGCACCGGCGGCCGCGGTCGGGAAGTCGTGTGCGACCGCGAGGACGACCAGCCCTGCGGCGAGGACGACCAGGGCTCCTCGTGCGGTGCGGACGGGCCCGATCCGGTCCGGCAGTCCGCCGAGGAGCAGTCGCACCCCGACGACGCTCGCTGCGAAGACCGTGAAGACGTTCGCGGCCCCGGTCAGTCCCTGCGCGCCGACGCCCTGCCCGACCAGGTGCTGGATGAGGAACGCGATCATGAAGCCCTCGGCCGCCCAGGCCACGAGTCCCGCCGCGCCCGGTCGTACGACGGCCCGCAGCACCGCCGCCAGACCCGCACCGGCCGGCCGTGCCGGGCTGCGGTGCACCGGAGCCGACCCGCCCCGCGTGAGCAGTGCCACTCCGAGCCCGGCGAGCTGGATGCCGATCGCGACGACCCACACGGTGCGGTGTCCGGCCGACTGGTACAGGTTCTCGCCGACCACGGGCCCCAGGGCGAGACCGATCCAGACGGCGAGCCCGAACAGGCCGAGTGCGCGGCTCCGCTGGGTCACCGGCACCTCGGCGACGACCCAGGCAGTCAGGGCGGTGGCGGTGGCCGCGTTGCCGGCGCCGAAGACGAGCCGGCTGACCGCGAGGCTCGGGACGCTCAGCGCGACGAGCACGATGCCGAGTCCGGCCGCCGCCAGCAACCCGGCACCGAGGAGGACACGTCGTGGACCGAGCCGGTCGCTCAGAATTCCGGCGAGTGGCATCGCGCCGATCGCCACGAACCCCGCGAGCGACACGAGCAGCCCACCGACGGCGGGGTCGGCGCCGAGCTGGTCCGTCGCCACCCGTGGCACCACCGGGGTGCTCGCACCGTTGACGACGTAGCCGGCGGTCGACGCCACGACGAGGAGCCAGAACGCGGTCCCCCGCGTGCCGGTCTCGGCGAGCGGTCTCACTCCCCGGCTCGGCGGGGGCGGCACTCCAGGCTGAGCCAGAGCTCGAAGCAGGCGCTCCGTGACAGGGCGGTCGCACCGATCGTCGCGCGGCCCATCCGACCGACGTCC from Curtobacterium sp. MCJR17_020 includes:
- a CDS encoding MFS transporter: MRPLAETGTRGTAFWLLVVASTAGYVVNGASTPVVPRVATDQLGADPAVGGLLVSLAGFVAIGAMPLAGILSDRLGPRRVLLGAGLLAAAGLGIVLVALSVPSLAVSRLVFGAGNAATATALTAWVVAEVPVTQRSRALGLFGLAVWIGLALGPVVGENLYQSAGHRTVWVVAIGIQLAGLGVALLTRGGSAPVHRSPARPAGAGLAAVLRAVVRPGAAGLVAWAAEGFMIAFLIQHLVGQGVGAQGLTGAANVFTVFAASVVGVRLLLGGLPDRIGPVRTARGALVVLAAGLVVLAVAHDFPTAAAGAVLVGAGYSPLFPTLTILSTRTLDDRTRATGVGVFSAVTSAGYAVGSLVGGVLVSAVGSGWALVVLAALQLAAVPALGRHDGGGTGRDLRAR